A part of Paenibacillus sp. sptzw28 genomic DNA contains:
- a CDS encoding metalloregulator ArsR/SmtB family transcription factor — translation MSGKNPGMDMTMLSALAEPNRRNIVELLRDGPLTVGEIADRLGLRQPQASKHLKVLSDSGILEVKAEANRRIYKLRPEPFQELDSWVKSFRRIMEDRFDNLEDYLRELQEKEKS, via the coding sequence ATGTCAGGGAAGAATCCGGGCATGGACATGACGATGCTAAGCGCTTTGGCGGAACCGAACCGTAGGAATATCGTCGAACTTCTGCGCGACGGTCCGCTGACGGTGGGGGAAATCGCCGACCGGCTGGGACTTCGGCAGCCCCAAGCCTCGAAGCATTTGAAGGTGCTAAGCGACAGCGGGATTCTGGAAGTAAAGGCCGAAGCCAATCGCCGGATCTACAAGCTCCGGCCCGAGCCCTTCCAAGAACTGGATTCTTGGGTAAAGTCCTTCCGGCGCATCATGGAAGACAGATTCGACAATCTGGAAGACTACTTGCGGGAACTTCAAGAAAAGGAAAAGTCATAA
- a CDS encoding alpha/beta fold hydrolase — protein MKREFEVDSMEYPFKDHWMPYRDGFIHYIDEGQGPTILLLHGNPTWSYLYRNVIKELRGEFRLIALDYPGMGMSKAPSRYGFTPQEQSDAVIDFIRRMDLKNFVLVVQDWGGPIGLNYAVRHPENLRGIVVMNTWAWPATLPAMKMFSLAMGGWPLGYWLQTRRNFFAKKIVPHGIFQTEKVTEGLRKAYTDPFPTPKSRKPTWVFPRQIRKARSWLAEIESKLHVLSDLPAQILWGAKDSAGFPLTEMARWQGYLKMNETETLDDASHYVQEDRPDRVAASIRKVIGRTSEKLTGWAEKNRVT, from the coding sequence ATGAAAAGAGAATTTGAAGTGGATTCGATGGAGTACCCTTTCAAAGACCACTGGATGCCCTATCGTGACGGATTCATTCATTACATTGACGAAGGACAGGGACCGACGATTCTTCTCCTTCACGGGAACCCCACATGGTCATATCTCTATCGGAATGTCATTAAGGAACTGCGCGGCGAATTTCGTCTTATCGCGTTGGACTACCCTGGAATGGGCATGTCAAAGGCGCCATCCCGGTATGGATTTACGCCACAAGAGCAATCTGATGCAGTCATCGATTTTATTCGTCGCATGGACCTCAAGAATTTTGTTCTGGTCGTTCAGGATTGGGGTGGACCGATCGGTTTAAATTACGCGGTCCGCCACCCGGAAAATCTGCGTGGAATCGTCGTGATGAATACATGGGCCTGGCCGGCGACTCTCCCCGCAATGAAGATGTTTTCTTTGGCCATGGGGGGATGGCCCCTCGGATACTGGCTTCAGACACGGCGGAACTTCTTCGCCAAAAAAATTGTTCCGCACGGGATTTTCCAAACTGAAAAAGTGACGGAAGGTTTGAGAAAGGCCTATACCGATCCTTTCCCAACTCCAAAATCAAGGAAACCGACATGGGTATTTCCAAGGCAGATTCGGAAGGCTCGCTCGTGGCTCGCGGAAATTGAATCTAAACTGCACGTGCTGTCTGATTTACCTGCGCAAATTCTGTGGGGTGCCAAAGATAGCGCCGGTTTTCCGCTCACAGAGATGGCTAGATGGCAGGGATACCTCAAAATGAACGAAACCGAGACTCTCGATGATGCCTCTCACTACGTGCAAGAGGATCGTCCCGACCGGGTTGCAGCCTCTATCCGCAAAGTCATCGGAAGAACATCTGAAAAATTGACAGGGTGGGCTGAAAAAAATAGAGTGACGTGA
- a CDS encoding helix-turn-helix domain-containing protein, which translates to MISPSCPGQIEPILKVLDGKWNLLLLRELFNGTKRFGELRRSLHPISPKTLTDRLRMLEEEKIVTRTLYPGVPLHVEYELTERGQRLQPIFAAMWVWVQENGACPGKESDNWSEGTEAMMP; encoded by the coding sequence ATGATCAGTCCGTCATGTCCGGGGCAAATTGAACCGATCTTAAAGGTTTTAGACGGCAAGTGGAATCTGCTGCTATTGCGTGAATTGTTTAACGGCACCAAGCGTTTCGGGGAACTGCGACGTTCGCTTCATCCGATCAGTCCGAAAACTTTGACCGATCGTTTGCGCATGTTGGAGGAGGAAAAAATCGTGACACGCACTCTATACCCTGGGGTGCCTTTACATGTTGAATACGAGCTTACCGAACGCGGACAGCGTCTGCAGCCTATTTTTGCTGCCATGTGGGTGTGGGTGCAGGAGAATGGCGCGTGTCCAGGGAAAGAGTCGGACAATTGGAGTGAAGGTACGGAAGCCATGATGCCATGA
- a CDS encoding MarR family winged helix-turn-helix transcriptional regulator yields the protein MQRENVLQLRDVMQQFIRSFGLLEQTKTPCGFSLSLSQVFALQELEKQTLTITELAEKLQLERSSVSRLIDVLVKGDFVSRELNENNRREVILALTEKGIRSIQRLRDQSVEFYNSILSKMSESEQFQFSESFKAFTQSLLEVRKDSALRVYSHGEREQ from the coding sequence GTGCAAAGAGAAAATGTCCTGCAGCTAAGGGATGTTATGCAGCAATTTATTCGATCATTTGGTCTTTTGGAGCAAACAAAAACACCCTGCGGTTTTTCTTTGTCTTTATCCCAAGTATTTGCGCTGCAAGAGCTGGAAAAACAAACGCTCACTATAACGGAGCTGGCTGAAAAGCTTCAACTGGAAAGAAGTTCGGTCAGCAGACTCATTGATGTACTGGTTAAAGGGGATTTTGTTTCAAGAGAACTGAACGAAAATAACCGTAGAGAAGTCATACTGGCTTTAACTGAAAAAGGGATACGTTCAATACAAAGGCTGCGCGATCAGTCCGTTGAATTTTATAATTCCATACTAAGCAAAATGTCAGAATCGGAACAATTTCAGTTTTCGGAAAGCTTTAAAGCATTTACTCAATCACTGCTTGAAGTCAGGAAGGATTCTGCATTAAGAGTTTACAGTCACGGGGAGAGAGAACAATGA
- a CDS encoding ester cyclase has translation MKTIEQNNIETVTAFIEAFWNRSELDCVDRFLSADYQELSYQSKEGLKQFAARILEAFPDKQYTVEEIIGQGEKVLVRMTVRGTHQGMFFGTAPTNNAIDVTLYRQYRVEDGKIAEHRGWIDMVTMWHQIRGKQR, from the coding sequence ATGAAAACGATAGAACAGAACAATATTGAAACAGTAACGGCGTTTATCGAGGCTTTTTGGAATCGAAGCGAATTGGATTGCGTGGACCGGTTTCTATCTGCCGATTATCAAGAGCTCTCCTACCAATCCAAAGAGGGCCTGAAACAATTCGCCGCGAGGATATTGGAAGCCTTTCCGGATAAACAGTACACCGTCGAAGAGATCATAGGCCAAGGGGAGAAGGTACTCGTAAGAATGACTGTGAGAGGCACGCACCAAGGAATGTTCTTTGGAACAGCGCCGACTAACAATGCAATTGATGTCACGCTGTACCGTCAATATCGTGTCGAGGACGGCAAGATTGCCGAACATCGCGGCTGGATCGATATGGTGACCATGTGGCACCAAATTCGGGGTAAACAAAGATGA
- a CDS encoding ester cyclase, protein MSTVEQKNVETVTAFIEDISNQSALDRTDQFFAGQMVEAFTDRRYIIDDILVQREKVIARILMEGTHKGIFAGNEPTGITVKATQFREFRVVDGKIAEHHGWFDTGTLLPQIQAPSI, encoded by the coding sequence ATGAGTACGGTAGAACAGAAGAATGTTGAAACGGTGACCGCGTTTATCGAGGACATTTCGAACCAGAGCGCATTGGATAGGACAGATCAGTTCTTTGCAGGGCAAATGGTGGAGGCCTTCACGGATCGACGCTACATCATAGACGATATCCTCGTCCAAAGAGAGAAGGTAATCGCAAGAATCTTGATGGAAGGTACACATAAAGGTATTTTTGCAGGAAATGAACCCACGGGCATAACAGTGAAGGCGACGCAGTTTCGTGAATTTCGAGTAGTCGACGGTAAAATTGCCGAACATCACGGCTGGTTCGATACAGGTACACTTTTGCCCCAGATTCAGGCTCCGTCAATTTAA
- a CDS encoding metalloregulator ArsR/SmtB family transcription factor produces MNNEIFKALADPSRRMLLDLLHKSDGRTLNDLCAPLDMSRFGVMKHLNILEEAGLITTRKVGREKLHYLNAVPIRQIYERWVSKYTESWAIGLTSLQNELERGRNMENKPRHVNRIAIKASPEHVWQALTDPAKTSKFWFNCALRSTWEIDSPFELWNGEEKKAEGIILAIDPPSKLVMSWRFLSLPGTAGDSPSRITWEIESHAELEGVTLVTVVHDEFEQAASTAKILENGLPIVLSGMKTLLETGSTLAGS; encoded by the coding sequence TTGAACAACGAAATATTCAAGGCGCTCGCTGATCCCAGCCGCCGCATGCTTCTGGATCTGCTTCACAAGTCGGACGGACGAACGCTGAATGACCTCTGCGCCCCGCTCGACATGTCAAGATTCGGTGTCATGAAGCATTTGAATATACTGGAGGAAGCCGGACTCATCACTACGAGGAAGGTCGGCCGGGAAAAGCTTCATTACTTGAACGCGGTCCCCATACGTCAAATTTACGAGCGATGGGTGAGTAAATACACTGAATCATGGGCGATCGGATTAACATCCCTTCAAAACGAATTGGAGCGTGGAAGGAATATGGAAAACAAACCCCGTCATGTAAACCGGATCGCGATTAAAGCAAGCCCGGAACATGTTTGGCAAGCTCTCACGGATCCTGCCAAGACGTCGAAGTTTTGGTTCAATTGCGCTCTCCGGTCCACCTGGGAAATCGACTCTCCGTTCGAACTTTGGAATGGGGAGGAGAAGAAAGCGGAAGGGATTATTCTTGCCATCGATCCTCCAAGCAAGCTTGTGATGAGCTGGCGCTTTCTCTCGCTACCGGGCACGGCCGGCGACAGTCCGTCACGCATCACGTGGGAGATCGAATCGCATGCTGAGCTTGAGGGAGTGACCCTCGTAACCGTAGTGCACGATGAATTCGAACAGGCTGCAAGCACGGCGAAGATCCTTGAAAATGGTTTGCCGATAGTGCTTTCGGGCATGAAGACATTGCTGGAAACCGGGTCGACGCTGGCTGGAAGTTAA
- a CDS encoding helix-turn-helix domain-containing protein, whose product MRETCVPTGVELKDTGFGYTLSLIGGKYKMIIMYWLTENKVMRFNELKRCIGTISYKTLSIMLKELEADGLIIRKEFPQIPPKVEYSLSERGLSLIPVLNMMCEWGEKNGLPAPEAVKR is encoded by the coding sequence ATGCGCGAAACCTGTGTTCCGACTGGCGTGGAGTTAAAAGACACTGGTTTTGGATATACGTTGTCCTTAATAGGCGGTAAGTATAAAATGATCATTATGTATTGGCTGACTGAAAATAAGGTTATGCGGTTTAATGAGCTCAAGAGATGCATCGGTACCATTTCCTATAAAACGCTAAGCATCATGTTAAAGGAGCTGGAGGCTGATGGCCTTATCATACGCAAGGAATTTCCACAAATACCGCCAAAGGTTGAATATTCATTATCTGAACGTGGTCTTTCTCTCATCCCAGTGTTAAATATGATGTGCGAGTGGGGAGAGAAAAACGGCTTGCCGGCTCCTGAGGCTGTAAAGCGGTAG
- a CDS encoding NAD(P)H-dependent oxidoreductase translates to MKTLVVVTHPSLETSAINKRWVEELRKYPEKYTVHELSKAYPDGNIDVAKEQKLVESHGNLIFQFPIYWFNCPPLLKKWFDDVLAYGWAYGSSGDKLKNRKVALGVTAGIKKEDYSENGRYRYTLEQLLAPFETSFLYCNADYRSFFAYYGTENEPGEIDPGAENVPAASRLEKSAQDYLNFVDSL, encoded by the coding sequence TTGAAAACTCTTGTTGTCGTAACACACCCAAGCTTAGAAACATCCGCCATTAATAAGCGATGGGTGGAAGAACTAAGAAAATATCCGGAGAAGTATACCGTTCATGAATTATCCAAGGCTTACCCTGATGGAAACATAGACGTGGCAAAAGAACAAAAATTGGTTGAATCGCATGGCAATCTCATTTTCCAGTTTCCAATATATTGGTTCAACTGCCCGCCGCTTCTTAAAAAGTGGTTTGACGATGTATTAGCGTACGGGTGGGCATATGGTTCAAGTGGAGATAAATTAAAGAATCGTAAAGTTGCTTTAGGCGTAACTGCAGGAATCAAAAAAGAAGATTATAGTGAGAACGGAAGATACCGGTATACACTTGAACAATTATTAGCTCCGTTTGAAACGTCCTTCCTCTATTGCAATGCAGATTATCGTTCGTTTTTTGCGTATTACGGCACAGAAAATGAGCCTGGGGAAATTGATCCCGGTGCAGAAAATGTGCCTGCTGCAAGCAGATTGGAAAAAAGCGCTCAAGATTATTTGAATTTTGTTGATAGTCTTTAA
- the metG gene encoding methionine--tRNA ligase: protein MANIFIGGAWPYANGSLHLGRLASLLPGDVLARYYRLKGEKVLYVSGSDSHGTPVAVQAAQEGVSPGEIAGRFHLEFEECFKRLGFTFDLYTRTDQDYHHRVVQEMFLKLLENGYLYAKTVEQTYCETDGRFLPDRYVEGTCPVCGNRARGDQCDYCSTLLDPADLTDKTCKICGNTPVERMAEHYYLSLSAFQNQLAEYAEQAKGWRENAVHLTKRYLEEGLKDRAATRDLTWGVDVPLTGFEDKKIYVWVEAVCGYLSASKQWAVETGGDWESFWLGTGEPITSYYVHGKDNVPFHTLIWPALLLGAGGLHLPDRIISCEYMTLEGKKFSTSRNWAVWLPDIMSRYQPDSIRYFLIANGPEKRDTDFSWREFIYSHNGELLGAFGNFVNRTLAFIEKAFGGRIPEGDLSEDWRGELEVLYRDSGVLIEAGHLKEAIELIFACIRRGNKYFDDQKPWVQVKESREACGETLYTCVQIIANLANLLHPFIPFSCEKIRTFLTLEQPVWQLASVPAGRRIQNLALLFERIDISRIEEEAGLLEKQK from the coding sequence ATGGCGAATATTTTTATTGGCGGAGCATGGCCTTATGCGAACGGTTCACTGCACTTGGGACGTTTGGCGAGTTTATTACCCGGGGATGTACTTGCGCGCTATTATCGCTTAAAGGGAGAGAAGGTGCTCTATGTATCGGGCAGCGATAGCCACGGCACGCCTGTCGCCGTTCAAGCCGCTCAGGAGGGGGTATCTCCCGGGGAGATCGCGGGCCGGTTCCATCTGGAATTCGAAGAGTGCTTTAAGCGATTGGGCTTTACGTTTGACTTGTATACCCGTACTGACCAGGATTATCATCACCGCGTCGTGCAGGAGATGTTCCTGAAGCTGCTCGAAAATGGGTATTTATATGCAAAAACAGTCGAGCAGACTTACTGCGAAACGGACGGGCGTTTTCTGCCCGACAGATATGTGGAAGGTACGTGCCCTGTTTGCGGAAACCGAGCTCGGGGCGATCAATGCGATTATTGTTCCACCCTGCTTGATCCGGCAGACTTGACGGATAAGACTTGCAAGATTTGCGGTAATACTCCTGTGGAGCGTATGGCAGAGCATTATTACCTCTCGCTCTCCGCGTTCCAGAATCAATTGGCCGAGTATGCGGAACAAGCGAAGGGCTGGCGAGAAAATGCGGTGCATTTAACGAAGCGGTATCTCGAAGAAGGGCTTAAGGACCGCGCTGCAACCCGGGATTTAACATGGGGGGTCGACGTACCCCTTACCGGCTTCGAAGATAAAAAAATATACGTTTGGGTTGAAGCGGTGTGCGGTTATCTATCTGCAAGCAAGCAGTGGGCGGTTGAGACTGGCGGGGATTGGGAGTCATTCTGGCTCGGGACAGGGGAGCCGATAACCTCTTATTATGTGCATGGCAAAGACAATGTACCCTTCCATACGTTAATTTGGCCGGCACTGCTGCTAGGAGCGGGGGGCCTTCATTTGCCGGACCGAATTATTTCATGTGAATATATGACCCTGGAAGGGAAGAAATTTTCTACAAGCCGCAACTGGGCGGTTTGGCTGCCGGACATCATGAGCCGGTATCAACCCGATTCCATTCGGTATTTTCTTATTGCAAACGGTCCTGAGAAACGGGACACCGACTTCTCATGGAGAGAGTTTATCTACAGCCATAACGGAGAGCTTCTTGGCGCCTTTGGAAACTTTGTCAACCGTACGTTGGCTTTTATTGAGAAAGCTTTTGGGGGACGTATACCTGAAGGTGACCTTAGTGAAGATTGGAGAGGGGAATTGGAGGTTTTGTACCGAGACTCCGGGGTTCTTATTGAAGCGGGGCATCTGAAGGAGGCCATTGAATTAATCTTTGCCTGTATCCGCCGGGGAAACAAATACTTTGATGATCAAAAACCATGGGTGCAGGTTAAGGAAAGCAGGGAAGCGTGCGGGGAAACGCTCTATACGTGCGTACAAATTATAGCGAATCTGGCGAATTTGCTCCATCCTTTCATCCCCTTCTCCTGTGAGAAAATAAGAACGTTTCTAACACTGGAGCAGCCGGTTTGGCAGTTGGCCTCAGTGCCGGCAGGCCGGCGGATTCAGAACCTGGCGCTGTTATTCGAGCGTATTGATATCAGCCGGATCGAGGAGGAAGCGGGGTTATTGGAGAAACAAAAATAA
- a CDS encoding ABC transporter substrate-binding protein: MKSKTIASALLALTILGSTVACSSKPESASPDAGASGKQSALAPVTLKGMLFGDQPKDMQAVLGEFEKRTKDTLNTTINIQWNPIGDHKQKVKLMMAAGEDVDFVFDADFLNLKELVPEGAYAQLDKYFNNDAYPGLKQAFPPEYVEANKRYDGHLYTIPFTQYYYDLPVIYIRKDLREKYGFQPINSYDELQKFYDKVLENEKGITPLALRGGSGFQEIWQGENKDLPTVRQVQVAGIPFMVHLSDDMKKVVDIVEQGDPASEWAKLPAPYNAMKTAFPQYDKWAEWSKYLEKDVISQKDSGAYFMSGKAASYYGTLYSFAKDRQKLQDTIPGADLEFFVLRTKARKMKPHAISTNYRANNSIAIPASSKNIERTMKFFDWLFSSRDNHDLFEYGVPGKHWEPVGENQIKYLDESKNYNFPGYEFTWNPSMIRLSSDLDETARKYFEYSAKADTYYTAPLGNFAFDSSSFKAEFANISSKTDPFIQLLKAGQIKDWETQVTKLKGELVTLGMDKLRGELKKQIQTYLDNGGK; the protein is encoded by the coding sequence ATGAAATCGAAAACAATCGCATCCGCTCTGCTGGCCTTGACCATTCTCGGATCGACGGTTGCATGCAGCAGCAAACCGGAATCAGCAAGCCCCGACGCCGGCGCATCCGGGAAGCAGTCGGCTCTGGCGCCTGTAACGTTAAAGGGAATGCTGTTCGGCGATCAGCCAAAGGACATGCAGGCGGTGCTCGGTGAATTCGAGAAACGGACGAAAGATACCTTGAACACGACGATCAACATTCAATGGAACCCGATCGGCGATCATAAACAGAAGGTCAAGCTTATGATGGCCGCGGGCGAAGATGTCGATTTCGTCTTCGATGCCGATTTTTTGAACCTGAAGGAGCTTGTGCCGGAGGGCGCTTATGCCCAGCTTGACAAATACTTCAACAACGACGCATACCCGGGCCTCAAGCAAGCGTTTCCTCCGGAATATGTAGAGGCGAACAAGCGGTATGACGGACATTTGTACACGATTCCATTCACGCAATATTACTATGATCTTCCCGTCATCTACATTCGCAAAGACCTGCGTGAGAAATACGGATTCCAGCCCATCAACAGCTATGACGAACTGCAGAAATTTTACGACAAGGTGCTGGAGAACGAGAAGGGCATTACGCCGCTTGCATTACGGGGAGGCTCCGGGTTCCAGGAGATTTGGCAGGGAGAAAATAAGGATTTGCCCACCGTTCGGCAAGTTCAGGTCGCGGGAATCCCGTTCATGGTCCACCTGTCGGACGATATGAAGAAGGTTGTTGACATTGTCGAGCAAGGCGATCCGGCATCGGAGTGGGCCAAGCTGCCGGCTCCTTACAATGCGATGAAGACCGCCTTCCCGCAATACGACAAGTGGGCGGAGTGGAGCAAATATCTGGAGAAGGACGTCATCAGCCAGAAAGACAGCGGAGCCTATTTCATGTCCGGCAAAGCCGCATCCTATTATGGGACCTTATACTCCTTCGCCAAAGACAGGCAAAAACTGCAGGACACAATCCCCGGAGCGGATCTGGAATTCTTCGTGCTCAGAACGAAAGCCCGGAAGATGAAGCCGCACGCCATCAGCACCAACTATCGGGCCAACAACTCCATTGCTATACCGGCCAGCTCGAAGAATATCGAAAGAACGATGAAGTTCTTTGACTGGCTCTTCAGCAGCAGGGACAATCACGATCTGTTCGAATACGGCGTTCCCGGCAAGCATTGGGAGCCGGTAGGCGAGAATCAAATCAAATATCTCGATGAATCGAAAAATTACAATTTCCCTGGCTATGAATTCACCTGGAATCCGTCGATGATCCGGCTCAGCAGCGATCTGGACGAAACTGCGAGGAAGTACTTTGAATATTCGGCGAAAGCGGACACGTACTATACTGCGCCGCTCGGTAATTTCGCATTCGACAGCAGCAGCTTCAAAGCGGAATTCGCTAACATCTCATCCAAAACCGATCCTTTCATTCAGCTGCTCAAGGCTGGCCAGATTAAAGACTGGGAAACGCAGGTGACCAAGCTCAAGGGTGAGCTGGTTACTCTCGGCATGGATAAGCTTCGCGGCGAGCTGAAGAAGCAAATTCAAACGTACCTCGATAACGGAGGCAAGTAA
- a CDS encoding carbohydrate ABC transporter permease → MIKESLSDKLLKLVFYFIIVLFAVYCFIPFLAVLASSFTSEAEILRNGYMIFPKEFSLEAYKLIFQDSTIYRAYGVTMLVTFAGTILSMLFTSALSYAISVKTVKYRNGIAFYVYFTMLFHGGLVASYLLISKYLGMKDSIWVLILPSMISAWNMFLLRNFFATIDESLAESAKIDGANDAYILFRIILPLSLPALATIGLFYALGYWNSWFNALLFINDPNKFPLQYLIQRIMNNLDYVNQVAASVNVPNFIAPAITVRLATTIMTIGPIIFLYPFLQKYFVKGLMVGAVKG, encoded by the coding sequence ATGATCAAGGAGAGTTTATCGGACAAGCTGCTCAAACTTGTTTTTTACTTCATCATCGTTTTATTCGCGGTTTACTGTTTCATTCCGTTCTTGGCCGTACTTGCAAGCTCCTTCACTTCGGAAGCCGAAATATTGAGAAACGGGTATATGATATTTCCCAAGGAATTCAGTCTGGAAGCCTATAAGCTGATTTTCCAGGATAGCACAATCTATAGGGCTTATGGCGTGACGATGTTAGTAACCTTCGCAGGAACCATATTGTCCATGCTCTTCACCAGCGCTTTGTCCTATGCAATCTCGGTGAAAACCGTGAAGTACCGAAACGGGATTGCTTTCTACGTATACTTCACAATGCTGTTTCATGGCGGCTTGGTCGCATCCTACCTGCTTATTTCCAAATATCTAGGTATGAAGGATTCGATTTGGGTGCTCATCCTCCCCAGCATGATCAGCGCGTGGAACATGTTTCTGCTGCGGAATTTCTTCGCCACCATCGACGAATCGCTGGCGGAATCCGCCAAAATCGACGGCGCTAACGATGCTTATATCCTGTTTCGCATCATTCTACCGTTATCGCTTCCCGCTCTCGCTACGATAGGACTTTTCTATGCGCTGGGGTATTGGAACAGTTGGTTCAATGCGCTTCTCTTCATTAACGATCCGAATAAGTTTCCACTGCAATATTTGATTCAGCGAATTATGAACAATTTGGACTATGTCAACCAGGTGGCTGCGAGTGTTAACGTTCCGAATTTCATTGCGCCGGCTATTACGGTAAGGCTTGCGACGACAATCATGACGATCGGTCCGATCATTTTCCTTTATCCGTTTCTGCAGAAATATTTTGTAAAAGGTTTGATGGTTGGCGCCGTTAAAGGCTGA